In the Mytilus trossulus isolate FHL-02 chromosome 1, PNRI_Mtr1.1.1.hap1, whole genome shotgun sequence genome, one interval contains:
- the LOC134705433 gene encoding cysteine-rich secretory protein LCCL domain-containing 2-like has protein sequence MMYSSFLTTMLSHLFVGLCLLFIQVAAVLVNIDRYKGEIQRTHNMLRSWQNAADMKYMYWDSDLEARAGQWSEGCRFEHQMRGYGENLAFMSSTGPAPRPRETIMDGIRNWYNEISLWQRRSPQQRLQFCGAACHYTQLVWSRTSRLGCTLSYCPVLVDDRGSTYRNAMYFVCFYDPQGNIVGQPVFTPGPPCTRCPGGREPCRNGLCAGPGKFKNKK, from the exons ATGATGTATTCGTCTTTTCTTACCACAATGTTATCACACCTATTCGTCGGCTTGTGTTTACTCTTCATTCAAGTCGCGGCTGTATTGGTGAATATAGACCGATATAAAGGGGAAATCCAAAGGACTCATAATATGCTCAGATCATGGCAAAATGCTGCAGATATGAAATATATG tacTGGGATAGCGATTTGGAAGCTCGTGCCGGACAATGGTCAGAAGGATGTAGGTTTGAACATCAAATGCGTGGTTATGGAGAAAATTTGGCTTTCATGTCTAGCACTGGTCCTGCACCTAGGCCTCGTGAAACAATTATGGACGGTATAAGAAATTGGTATAATGAGATCAGTTTGTGGCAACGCAGAAGTCCACAACAGAGGCTACAATTTTGTGGTGCAGCTTGCCATTATACACAG TTAGTATGGTCACGAACGAGTCGATTAGGATGTACTCTTAGTTATTGTCCAGTGTTAGTGGACGATAGAGGATCGACCTATCGCAATGCCATGTATTTTGTCTGCTTTTATGACCCTCA agGAAATATAGTGGGACAGCCTGTTTTCACTCCAGGTCCCCCATGCACCCGGTGTCCGGGAGGCAGGGAACCTTGCAGAAATGGTTTATGTGCAGGTCcaggtaaatttaaaaataagaaatag